The segment TACTCATGGTCTGCGGATTCTGCTTCAAACGCCGACAGACTTCATAACCATCCATTTCCGGCATCATAACATCAAGAAGAATAATATCCGGCGGATCATCGGAAGCGGCAATAGATAAAGCATCTTTTCCTCCATTCGCAACCCGCATTCGATACGAACTCTTCAGGGCCTGTACAAGCACCTTAATATTGACGGGTGTGTCATCCACGATGAGGACAGAGTCTTTATCTTTCATATTAACTAACTACTTTATTCTAAGAATATTTTAAATCCAAAAAATCACGAATTTCCCTGATAGATCTTTCCGCACTACGATAATCGAAATTATGCAGATAATCTCTGAGCCCATGCACAACCAGCTGGTCAACATTCCCTGTAAGCAAACGTTCCATCTCAATAATAAGTTCTTCACCCACTACATCACTGCTGGAGACAAGGGACTCAATTTCAGCAAGAACCCTATCGACAGCCTCTGCACTGTAAGCAACAGGCTTGAACATTTGCCTCGGATCTTCAAGTGCTTTAACCGTATCAATATATTTTTTTAAAGATTCTTCAATTATTTTGAACCGGTGGTCAGAAACTTTACCCTTCTGGACAGCCTGCTCCAATTCATCCGCCGCTTTCCGGACCAGCTGAATGCGCAGATTACCTGCCACTCCGACAAGACTATGCGCCAAAGCTCCAATTTCCTGCATGGCTTTGTTTCCTACCATTTCCGGCAAGACATCAAGAACGGCCTGTACTTCATCCCGCAAATCAAGAAGCAGCATAGTGTAGGTTCTTATATCCATACCTGTTGACTTGAGAACATCATCAACTTCTATTTCCAGAATCTGAAAAACATCCTGTTCCCCCGCCATGCGGCCATGCTCGACAGGCTCTACGGGCTGAAAAGAAATTGAAGCCTTGGGAAGCCACCGCTGCAACACAATAACCAGTGAATCTATATCAATGGGCTTGGAAATGTAGTCATCCATTCCGGCAGCAAGGCATTTCTCCCTGTCCCCCCTCATTGCGTGAGCTGTCATGGCAATGATCGGAATTTCACTGTTAAGAACATCAGTTTCCGAATCACGAATACAGCGTGTTGCTTCATAACCATCCATTTCCGGCATCTGGATATCCATTAAAACAAGATCGTAAGAGAAACCCTGTAGGAGCTTAACCGCTTCTGCCCCATCAGCCGCGGCATCCGACTGAACTCCCAGTTTTTTCAGAGAGCCGACGGCAACCTGCTGATTGATTATGTTATCTTCCACAACCAGAACACGTGCATCAGTATTGAAGTGTGCCAGATCACGCACAGAATGACGTGTCACTATCGCATTTCCGCTGCTTTTTTTGCCGGTCATAACGCTGATGAGGATGAGTAGAAAATCCTGATGACGGATTGGCTTATTCGCATACGCATCAAAGCCAACTTCTTCAAAAATCTTGGAATCACCACGCCTGCCAAGTGAAGTAAGCATTATCATCCGCGTCATTGACAGATCAGGATCGTCTTTAATGGACTGCCCAAGAGATTTACCCTCCATATCGGGCATCTGCATATCAATAATAACCAGCTGGTAAGGATGGCCCGCATCAAAAGCCTCGTGTAGCATTACAATCGCATCATGAGCGTTTTTGACTCCATCAGGCTGCATGCCCCATGACCTTAGACGGGTAACAAGTATTTCACGATTGGTGGCATTATCATCAACAATCAGGACGCGTATGTCCCGCAATTCAGCTGAAGAGAGCTGCGGCTCAGAAACAGTATCCTTCTGCTTTTTCAACTTAACCGTGAACCAGAATTCGGATCCTTGCCCAACCTGACTTGTAACACCTATATCCCCGCCCATTAATTCGCTAAGCTGCTTTGAAATTGCCAGACCTAATCCGGTTCCACCGTACCTGCGAGTGGTGGATGCATCCACCTGGCTGAATTTGCTAAAAAGCATGTCCAGCTTATCTTCGGGAATACCGATCCCGGAATCACTTACAGCAAACCGCACAAGACATTCGTCCCCGCTGTCTTCCAGTAGAGAAACGTCGATCAGAATTTCACCTTGTTCGGTAAACTTGATAGCATTACCGGTAAGGTTGCCAAGTACCTGTCTTAATCGGCCAGGATCTCCACGGAACAGATTCGGCATTTCCGGAGTAACCTGACAAAGTATTTCCAATTTCTTTTCATGGGCTCTGATTGCCACACTGTCTGTAAAATCATCCAGCAGACTAAGCAGATCAAAATCGATCTCTTCCACTTCCAGCTTTCCTGCTTCTATTTTAGAAAAATCGAGAATGTCATTGATAAGTTGAAGCAGTATTTCACCGCTGGAACGGATCGAATCAGCAAATTGCAATTGTTCCAAAGTGAGATCAGTCTCCATTAGCAGTCCGGCCATACCGATTACGCCATTCATAGGGGTGCGAATTTCATGACTCATGTTGGCCAGAAATTCCGATTTCATGCGGTTTGCCTCCTCCGCGTCGGCCTTGGCTCTTTGAAGTTCCTGCTCTCTGGCCTTGGCTTCGTTGATATCTTCAAAAACCCAGATACTACCGGCCCACGGGTCAGTGGAATCTATAGCCGTGCCGAAAAGACGCATCCACGAAAGCTCTCCGTTCTTGCGCAGCAGACGCTGTTCGCTGGTGTAGCTGCCTCCTTGCGAAATTACGGAGTAAGCATCACGCCCCAGTTGATCGAACTCTTCGCGTGTTTGGAAAAACCTCAAAGTGCTATGGTTCTCCATTTCCTCAATAGAATAACCGAATATTTCCGCCATCTTCTTATTGGCCTTCAACTGGACTCTGTCTTTTACCAGAGTGATTCCCACACTAGCGTTATCCAAGATAGCACTCTGCTCCAGCAAAGCCTGCCTGAGCTCTTCCTCAGCATGCTTGCGGTCCGTTATATCCCGCCAGACAACCAGGACAAGGTCCCTATCCTCATCACGTACAGCCGACAGGAATACATCAACCCAAAAATCATGACCATTCAGACTGCGGTGAACCCACTCAAACCTGACAAGATCCGAACTGGAAAGTCTGGAAATCAATTCACCGACAGAAACAGCCGAGTAAGAACCATCAGGTTGAATTTCCGGTGAAAAAAATTCCGGTCCCCGTCCGACAACCTGATCATGAGTAGCCTGCAATAATTCAAGAGCCGCGTCATTACAGTCTGTATATATGCCATCTTCCATAATAAGATACGCGTCCGGAGACTGATCAAAGAGAAACCGGTGCCACTTCTCACTGCTTACCAGAGCCTCCTCAACAAATTTCATCTGGGAAATGTCATAAGACACCCCTGTCAGACGAGAAGGTCTGCCCTCTTCGTCACGAACCAGTCTTCCGTATGCTTTCATATGTCTTAATAAACCATCTG is part of the Maridesulfovibrio sp. genome and harbors:
- a CDS encoding response regulator translates to MIAQVEEQTRAELLNCARMVAEAVDPKKIEKMTGTEADITTPEYLRLKEQLAAVRSANPQCRFIYLMGSREADPATTEENEDTIFFFIDSEPIGSEYESPAGQVYEEVSDGFRRIFNTKSAAVEGPVTDRWGAWISALIPLVDPHTNKLIAVLGMDVEARDWEWRVSVRAILPVILTVFALISVLAASSALLTRRARNGGSAARWMKSIEVGMTLSIGLILTLFAVWLAEIQYNQNRRYSFRHLAESRSAALAEKFCDIQNIELEGLARFYEGSNSVTGYEFQNYTKYLTRNPFVQAWQWVPAVKAADKKIFELSAGIESFKIWQMDSSGQPEPAEGRSVYYPGLRFAPIEGNNKSIGFDMGSEKVRRVALEEALRTRLTTASDPVTLVQKSGTQKGILVFRAVFNDLERLSLHGFVVAVIRLNDFLASVGSDSPVAEELFLVESEKPFEKIASAWPDGQALKWGLTANRPVLAFGKTFIITTHAKPQFFQMQSVRAGLVTGLIGLFITSAVAFVLAVLLRRRQALEEKVQEHTKALQVANERLTLATDAAGIGVWELDISSGLFIVDDWILRLYGIERGEFIPSLETFSEHLYPDDRERILDEVDSSARGESPLNVDFRIVRSDGLLRHMKAYGRLVRDEEGRPSRLTGVSYDISQMKFVEEALVSSEKWHRFLFDQSPDAYLIMEDGIYTDCNDAALELLQATHDQVVGRGPEFFSPEIQPDGSYSAVSVGELISRLSSSDLVRFEWVHRSLNGHDFWVDVFLSAVRDEDRDLVLVVWRDITDRKHAEEELRQALLEQSAILDNASVGITLVKDRVQLKANKKMAEIFGYSIEEMENHSTLRFFQTREEFDQLGRDAYSVISQGGSYTSEQRLLRKNGELSWMRLFGTAIDSTDPWAGSIWVFEDINEAKAREQELQRAKADAEEANRMKSEFLANMSHEIRTPMNGVIGMAGLLMETDLTLEQLQFADSIRSSGEILLQLINDILDFSKIEAGKLEVEEIDFDLLSLLDDFTDSVAIRAHEKKLEILCQVTPEMPNLFRGDPGRLRQVLGNLTGNAIKFTEQGEILIDVSLLEDSGDECLVRFAVSDSGIGIPEDKLDMLFSKFSQVDASTTRRYGGTGLGLAISKQLSELMGGDIGVTSQVGQGSEFWFTVKLKKQKDTVSEPQLSSAELRDIRVLIVDDNATNREILVTRLRSWGMQPDGVKNAHDAIVMLHEAFDAGHPYQLVIIDMQMPDMEGKSLGQSIKDDPDLSMTRMIMLTSLGRRGDSKIFEEVGFDAYANKPIRHQDFLLILISVMTGKKSSGNAIVTRHSVRDLAHFNTDARVLVVEDNIINQQVAVGSLKKLGVQSDAAADGAEAVKLLQGFSYDLVLMDIQMPEMDGYEATRCIRDSETDVLNSEIPIIAMTAHAMRGDREKCLAAGMDDYISKPIDIDSLVIVLQRWLPKASISFQPVEPVEHGRMAGEQDVFQILEIEVDDVLKSTGMDIRTYTMLLLDLRDEVQAVLDVLPEMVGNKAMQEIGALAHSLVGVAGNLRIQLVRKAADELEQAVQKGKVSDHRFKIIEESLKKYIDTVKALEDPRQMFKPVAYSAEAVDRVLAEIESLVSSSDVVGEELIIEMERLLTGNVDQLVVHGLRDYLHNFDYRSAERSIREIRDFLDLKYS